The stretch of DNA ACCGCACCCATCACCCATACAGGAAATCAATAAGACTCCTAGTCATGCCTGGTAACCATTCTGGCATGTCCACTCTGATCGTTTGTCATCACAAGTCCAAAATCCTTGGCTACCGCCACTAGAATCCTCATTTCCCATGGTTTACTCCCAACTCAACTCTAAGCCCTTGTAATCCTAACGGCAACTTTGCAGAGATAGAACTAGGCTACCCTCACATCCAACCAATTTAGAATATTCAAAGCACACGCTTACCTCTCGTCGGAGGGTCCGACCCCGTCGCATCACATGTATCCAAGGTAAGCACACGGCCAGATTGTTGGTTCTGACCCATGTTCTAGTTTTTCTTACGATGGCAGTTCTTGGCTAGGTTCCCAGGTAGTCCACAAGTAAAACACAAATGACTCCCCTTCATACGGTGAAGTTGGGCATTGTTGTCCCTTCTGAAGTTCTCTTGACCTAGCAGATGCTGAGGAGTATGTCCATCTTTCTTGAAGTTTTGTCCCCTTGGTCCAAGGTAATCATCGAGTTCCCTACTAGTATTCCCTCTATGAGTGTCCCTTGACGAGACTACCGTCTTTGCATGTTCTTCAACAACCCTCGCCTTGTCCACCAATTTAGAGAATCTCCTAATCTCCAGTGGAGCCACAACACGCCTGATATCTTCCCTCAGCCCTACTTCGTATTTGACGCATTTCCATTCCTCATAAGACTCAGAAGTACCCTgacttattttcgaaaacctaaAGAATTCCTCAAACTTGCTGGTGTATTCTGCTATAGTCATAGACCCTTGCTTCAGTTGTAAGAGCTCCAATTCTCTGGCCTCTCTTAATGACTCATACGAGTACTTTTTATAGAAGGCTTCCTGGAATAACGCCCATGTAATGTCCATATTCTATTCGTGTAGCAGTCAGCGCTCTCCTTGCCACCATTGATGAGCCTCTCCCAGTAGTTGATAAGTCGTATATTCCACGAACTTGTCATACGGTACATGTTGAGTATACAAAACCTGTTCCACAGCTTGAAACCAATTGTCTGCTTCAGTAGGAGCTGTCGATCCATTGAAAGCAGGCGGGTTAGCTTTCAGAAAAGCAGCTAGAGTTTTCGGGACACCACTCAAGCTGTCCTCAGTACATTCTCCATTTTTGTTTCTGCTTCCGGTCGGTTGGGCTAACCTCTGCACAGTTTGCAAAGTCGCAGCAGCATTCGCTTCCATGGTGTTCACCAAATTCGCCATCGCCGCCATGAACTCGGCATGGTTATCAGTCGGTTGCTCATTCCTACTCTCTCATGAACGTGCTCGGCCTCGTCCGCGAGTGGCCATTGGGTTTCCTGtctacaccaaacaatcgatatcgaggtgatcagtctcaatatcaaaacCTAGTGTTTCAATTATCCCAAATAGGCATTCACAAAAAAGTATGCTATGTAATATCAAATAGATAACCTAAAtagcatgaaagaaaaatgacccagagtatgcaatgaatcACAATtggtccatccctcaggctcacgaggacgaaccgctttgataccactaaatgtaacaccatataatctagaagcctgatgaaggatatagctcaaaaacatgatttAAAAGTGCAGAACGAACTAACGAAGCGTCTAACTCAACACGCAAGAAACAGATGTGATATAAcaaagataatagtataatagtgTAAAATCATAAGAAAACTAGCTACggctcgcggagtttaagccggctagccaaATATAAAGACAAAGGAAAACTGAAGTTtaaaaatagcttatacaagttttgttctctctcAAATATAAGTCTCTAGgccaaaacaaaaatacaaaagtgagagacaaATGCAAAACAGACCAAAAAGACTCCAAAAGGTATCCAGATCCTCTGCTGTTGTCACCAATCaaacaactcaccgaggtgggttgacCTACATCTGAAAGACATAACAGAAATATGAtatgagaatcggaggttcttagtatggtaacagtgcccagtgatgtaggatataagaccccgggatgccaaaggcaatcctagactccatatccatcacatgATTCAAACTTAAAGCATTCGAAACCAAATAAGCATAATTATATAAGACCTTAACATAACTAAACAGGGTATTCTATCTTAGGAAATTTTCTAATCTAAATAAACACCGCTGTACCACAACATTCACCAGCCTATCCTCCACgagatcccatcgccaccgccttcctaacctcctcaatcccactAGAAGTCACAAGTATatacaatacaagtaaaacacaagtagaatcatatatagaaattaattcaaatagcaATTAGACATGTTATACAAATAGGTAAA from Arachis duranensis cultivar V14167 chromosome 4, aradu.V14167.gnm2.J7QH, whole genome shotgun sequence encodes:
- the LOC107484784 gene encoding uncharacterized protein LOC107484784, which codes for MAAMANLVNTMEANAAATLQTVQRLAQPTGSRNKNGECTEDSLSGVPKTLAAFLKANPPAFNGSTAPTEADNWFQAVEQEAFYKKYSYESLREARELELLQLKQGSMTIAEYTSKFEEFFRFSKISQGTSESYEEWKCVKYEVGLREDIRRVVAPLEIRRFSKLVDKARVVEEHAKTVVSSRDTHRGNTSRELDDYLGPRGQNFKKDGHTPQHLLGQENFRRDNNAQLHRMKGSHLCFTCGLPGNLAKNCHRKKN